A single window of Chloroflexota bacterium DNA harbors:
- a CDS encoding acetamidase/formamidase family protein: MTRFVQDPKTYAWTFGGYDPIRRVRPGEVLDVYVEDCFDGRIRSTSDLPSKSIEYPFINPQTGPFHVEGAEPGDTLAIHLIDVRPARDWAVSTHVLFFGSLTGTRYTATLQEALPEKVWLYRVDAAANELSFDALDSDYEVRLPLEPFHGTIGVAPAAFERRNVLVPEAFGGNMDTPEAKAGTTIYLGVNVPGALFSIGDGHYRMGEGEVCGAAVEGAMNTTFTVDVVKGVYAEWPRLESDDSIMVAGSYRPLEDAFRIAHSQLIRWIVAESGLSVSDTYQLVSQIATSRIANVVDPNYTIVAKVPKRFLPRDIPWMGGVHDRLRAIGRAVMATGGASGAG; the protein is encoded by the coding sequence ATCACCCGTTTCGTCCAGGACCCGAAGACCTACGCCTGGACGTTCGGCGGCTACGACCCCATCCGGCGGGTTCGTCCGGGCGAGGTGCTCGACGTCTATGTCGAGGACTGCTTCGACGGCCGCATCCGCAGCACGAGCGACCTGCCGTCGAAGTCGATCGAATACCCGTTCATCAACCCCCAGACCGGGCCCTTCCATGTCGAGGGCGCGGAGCCGGGCGACACGCTCGCGATCCACCTCATCGACGTCCGACCGGCCCGCGACTGGGCGGTGAGCACCCACGTCCTGTTCTTCGGCTCGCTGACCGGAACCCGCTACACCGCGACGCTCCAGGAGGCGCTGCCGGAGAAGGTCTGGCTGTACCGGGTGGACGCGGCGGCCAACGAGCTCTCCTTCGACGCCCTCGATTCGGACTACGAGGTCCGCCTGCCGCTCGAGCCGTTCCACGGCACGATCGGCGTCGCGCCAGCCGCCTTCGAGCGGCGGAACGTCCTCGTCCCCGAGGCGTTCGGCGGCAACATGGACACGCCGGAAGCGAAGGCCGGCACGACGATCTACCTCGGCGTCAACGTGCCGGGCGCGCTCTTCTCGATCGGTGACGGTCACTACCGGATGGGCGAGGGCGAGGTCTGCGGCGCGGCGGTCGAAGGGGCGATGAACACGACCTTCACGGTCGACGTCGTGAAGGGCGTCTACGCCGAGTGGCCCCGGCTCGAGAGCGACGACTCGATCATGGTCGCGGGTTCGTATCGACCGCTCGAGGACGCCTTCCGGATCGCCCACAGCCAACTCATCCGCTGGATCGTCGCGGAGAGCGGCCTCTCCGTCTCCGATACCTACCAGCTCGTGAGCCAGATCGCTACCTCGCGGATCGCCAACGTCGTCGACCCGAACTACACGATCGTGGCCAAGGTCCCGAAGCGGTTCCTGCCGCGCGACATCCCGTGGATGGGCGGCGTCCACGACCGCCTGCGGGCGATCGGACGGGCGGTGATGGCGACCGGCGGTGCCAGCGGCGCCGGCTGA
- a CDS encoding P1 family peptidase, with translation MAGDPPPEERGRIRDFGLSVGVHVPGLNNAITDVAGVRVGHQTVVRGAPGSGDPVIRSGVTAIWPHGGDLFRDRLYAATSVFNGYGEVTSNLVIDEWGLIGSPIVITDTPHVGLAYDAVSRYMVGRDPAVADLDIVIPVIAECDDGFLNDNRAFGLTREDVDAALDAATDGPVPEGSVGSATGTQQFDFKGGIGTSSRVLELKGERYTVGVLVNTNYANRHQFQLFGVPIGRQIADLMPEHHHEGSCIAVVATDVPLHPRQLRRLARRVDVGLARTGSVGNDGSGEIFIAFSTANRIPRETARIGHPIEVLVEGQFWTQGSPIDRLFEAVADATEEAALNAMFTATTVRGRDGHVLHALPIGRTLDLLRSWRPL, from the coding sequence ATGGCCGGCGACCCGCCGCCGGAGGAACGCGGCCGGATCCGGGACTTCGGCCTGTCCGTCGGCGTCCACGTCCCCGGGCTGAACAACGCGATCACGGACGTGGCCGGGGTCCGGGTCGGTCACCAGACGGTCGTGCGCGGCGCGCCCGGCTCGGGCGATCCCGTCATCCGGAGCGGGGTCACGGCGATCTGGCCGCACGGCGGCGACCTGTTCCGCGACCGGCTCTACGCGGCGACATCCGTCTTCAATGGCTACGGCGAGGTGACGAGCAATCTTGTGATCGACGAGTGGGGTCTCATCGGTTCACCGATCGTCATCACGGACACGCCGCACGTGGGCCTCGCCTACGACGCGGTCAGCCGGTACATGGTCGGCCGCGATCCGGCCGTCGCGGACCTGGACATCGTCATCCCCGTCATCGCCGAATGCGACGACGGCTTCCTCAACGACAATCGGGCCTTCGGCCTCACCCGGGAGGACGTGGACGCGGCGCTCGACGCGGCGACCGACGGGCCCGTTCCCGAGGGCAGCGTCGGCTCGGCGACCGGGACCCAGCAGTTCGACTTCAAGGGCGGGATCGGGACCTCATCCCGCGTCCTCGAGCTCAAGGGCGAGCGATACACCGTCGGCGTCCTCGTCAACACGAACTACGCGAACCGCCACCAGTTCCAGCTGTTCGGGGTGCCGATCGGGCGGCAGATCGCCGATCTCATGCCGGAGCACCACCACGAGGGATCGTGCATCGCCGTCGTCGCGACGGATGTGCCACTCCACCCGCGCCAGCTCCGGCGTCTCGCCCGACGGGTGGACGTCGGCCTCGCCCGGACCGGCTCCGTCGGCAACGACGGTTCGGGCGAGATCTTCATCGCCTTCTCGACGGCGAACCGGATCCCGCGCGAGACCGCCCGCATCGGCCATCCCATCGAGGTCCTCGTGGAGGGCCAGTTCTGGACCCAGGGCAGCCCCATCGATCGGCTCTTCGAGGCGGTCGCCGACGCGACCGAGGAGGCGGCCCTCAACGCCATGTTCACGGCGACGACGGTGCGCGGGCGGGACGGCCACGTCCTCCACGCCCTGCCCATCGGCCGGACGCTCGACCTGCTTCGATCGTGGAGACCGCTGTGA